The following proteins come from a genomic window of Pyxidicoccus sp. MSG2:
- the rnk gene encoding nucleoside diphosphate kinase regulator, whose product MNPEQSLIVTETDLERLRHIIDHHGGGRTAELAELLDLELSRARVVASEAVPADVVTMNSTVVFEDEQTGERRQVTLVYPRDARSDDGRISVLAPVGSALIGLSVGQSISWPMPGGRTKRLRVVAVPYQPEAAGHYHL is encoded by the coding sequence ATGAACCCCGAGCAGTCCCTCATCGTGACCGAGACCGACCTGGAGCGCCTGCGCCACATCATCGACCACCATGGAGGCGGCCGGACGGCCGAGCTCGCGGAGCTGCTCGACCTGGAGCTGTCCCGGGCCCGCGTGGTGGCCTCGGAGGCAGTGCCGGCCGACGTGGTGACGATGAACAGCACCGTCGTCTTCGAGGACGAGCAGACGGGCGAGCGACGGCAGGTGACGCTCGTCTACCCGCGCGACGCGCGCAGTGACGACGGCCGCATCTCCGTCCTCGCGCCCGTCGGCAGCGCGCTCATCGGCCTCTCGGTGGGTCAGTCCATCTCGTGGCCCATGCCGGGCGGCCGCACGAAGCGCCTGCGCGTCGTCGCGGTGCCCTACCAGCCCGAGGCCGCGGGGCACTACCACCTCTGA